A stretch of the Glutamicibacter sp. JL.03c genome encodes the following:
- a CDS encoding PP2C family protein-serine/threonine phosphatase, whose product MNNEPTPVPFNLAAAGMTDVGRRRTENQDRILMHDIVYAVADGMGGHEAGEVASQLAVETMQEICTFANKSSVRKLPTVAEVQRQVQLADDRIREALEARGGTTLCALLQIKAPDQGRDNVTAPISAVPPWTSSFSMKVNTDVIAKITPEMLEEHRDSAAPGTAPLPVLIEEIPNLLLVNVGDSRGYRLRDGALQQLTRDHSAVQEMVDAGQITEFEARNHPHRNLITRALGAGAESQPDVTVLQPRIGDRYLLCSDGLSGELTEDILQTILVNFKDRAEAVRVLTGAALEAGGRDNIAVIVIDVVAAQYPTPDAEEN is encoded by the coding sequence ATGAATAATGAACCGACACCCGTGCCGTTCAACCTTGCCGCCGCCGGAATGACGGACGTTGGGCGGCGCCGGACCGAAAACCAGGACCGGATCTTGATGCATGACATCGTGTATGCCGTCGCCGATGGCATGGGCGGGCACGAAGCCGGGGAAGTCGCCAGCCAGCTGGCGGTGGAAACCATGCAGGAGATCTGCACCTTCGCTAATAAGAGCTCCGTGCGCAAGCTGCCCACCGTGGCTGAAGTCCAGCGACAGGTGCAGCTTGCAGATGACCGGATCCGCGAAGCCCTGGAAGCCCGCGGCGGCACCACGCTCTGCGCCCTGTTGCAGATCAAGGCCCCTGATCAAGGCAGGGATAACGTCACCGCTCCGATTTCCGCGGTACCGCCTTGGACCTCTAGCTTCTCCATGAAGGTCAACACCGACGTGATCGCCAAGATCACGCCTGAAATGCTCGAAGAGCACCGCGACTCCGCAGCTCCGGGCACCGCTCCGCTGCCTGTGCTCATCGAGGAAATCCCCAACCTGCTGCTCGTGAACGTAGGCGATTCGCGCGGCTACCGGTTGCGTGATGGCGCCCTGCAGCAACTGACCCGGGACCACTCGGCTGTCCAGGAAATGGTGGATGCCGGGCAGATCACCGAATTCGAGGCCCGCAACCATCCGCATCGCAACCTGATCACCCGGGCATTGGGAGCCGGCGCCGAGAGCCAGCCCGACGTGACCGTGCTTCAGCCGCGCATCGGCGACCGCTACCTGCTGTGCAGCGATGGCCTCTCCGGCGAGCTGACCGAGGACATCCTGCAGACCATTCTGGTGAACTTCAAGGACCGGGCCGAAGCCGTGCGGGTTTTGACCGGGGCGGCCTTGGAAGCCGGCGGCCGGGACAATATCGCGGTGATCGTGATCGACGTGGTTGCTGCGCAATACCCGACGCCAGACGCAGAAGAGAACTAG
- the ligA gene encoding NAD-dependent DNA ligase LigA, with protein MSENSVTPVETTNAPPEADKTRYGQLVEQIRTHRDAYYQNDAPLVSDVEYDALFHELQLLEAKYPILAGQDSPTQEVGGEVSAAFASVTHASRMYSLEDVFSLEELDAWLERAQVNAERLHPQTPVKWLCEVKIDGLALNLTYRDGKLVRAATRGDGTTGEDVTHNALTISDIPQELAGSGWPAEFEVRGEVFIATDDFNAYNQALIAQGKAPLANPRNAAAGSLRQKDPEQTAKRPLRMFVHGLGRSRDFNMTEQSEAYELMRGWGLPVSPYGRVVDSRAEAKDYIAEHGEKRHDLIHDIDGIVIKVNDLSTQEQLGYTSRVPRWAVAYKYPPEEVHTKLLDIQVQVGRTGRVTPFGVMEPVLVAGSTVARATLHNQEVVKAKNVKIGDTIILRKAGDVIPEIVGPVLPLREGNTGLRDFVMPTVCPSCGQPLAPAKEGDVDIRCLNAESCPAQLTERVAYLGGRSALDIEALGYEAAAALTSGPGEDPATQGGIVLPAGPGPLHNEAELFNLKDKLEELGEVKVWREKRSKGEGTGKFELVPYFYSKATAKKPSAPTRSTLKLLDELEKAKENPLWRVLVALSIRHVGPNASRAIATRYGSMDALLEVLDSGDAVTELSEIDSVGSIIAEALVEWFKVDWHREIVSAWQNAGVKMKDEQDENITKNLENLAIVVTGTLENYSRDTAKEAIIVRGGKATGSVSKKTDFLVAGESAGSKLDKAQSLGVPVLDEAGFGVLLEQGPDAAREVALAVPTEG; from the coding sequence GTGAGTGAAAATTCCGTAACCCCAGTTGAGACGACTAATGCTCCGCCGGAAGCTGACAAGACCCGCTATGGACAGCTGGTCGAACAGATCCGCACCCACCGCGACGCGTACTACCAAAATGACGCTCCGCTGGTTTCCGATGTGGAATACGACGCGCTCTTCCACGAGCTGCAGCTGCTCGAAGCGAAATATCCGATCCTGGCCGGACAGGACTCACCCACCCAAGAAGTCGGCGGCGAAGTCTCCGCGGCGTTCGCTTCGGTCACTCACGCCAGCCGCATGTACTCGCTGGAAGACGTCTTCTCACTCGAAGAACTCGACGCCTGGCTGGAACGGGCACAGGTAAATGCCGAACGCCTGCACCCGCAGACCCCGGTCAAATGGCTCTGCGAGGTGAAGATCGATGGACTTGCGCTCAATCTGACCTACCGTGATGGCAAGCTGGTCCGCGCTGCCACCCGCGGCGACGGCACCACCGGCGAGGATGTCACCCACAATGCCTTGACCATCAGCGATATTCCACAGGAGCTGGCCGGTTCCGGCTGGCCTGCCGAATTCGAAGTCCGCGGCGAAGTCTTCATCGCCACCGACGACTTCAACGCCTACAACCAGGCCCTGATTGCCCAGGGCAAGGCCCCTCTGGCCAACCCGCGCAATGCAGCCGCCGGCAGCCTGCGCCAGAAGGACCCGGAACAGACCGCCAAGCGCCCCCTGCGCATGTTTGTCCACGGCCTGGGCCGCAGCCGCGACTTCAACATGACCGAGCAGTCTGAGGCCTATGAGCTCATGCGGGGCTGGGGACTGCCGGTTTCCCCGTATGGCAGGGTGGTTGACAGCCGGGCCGAAGCCAAGGACTACATCGCCGAGCACGGTGAAAAGCGCCATGACCTGATCCACGACATCGATGGCATTGTCATCAAGGTCAATGACCTGTCCACCCAGGAGCAACTGGGATACACCTCCCGGGTTCCGCGCTGGGCTGTGGCCTACAAATACCCGCCTGAGGAAGTGCACACCAAGCTTCTTGATATCCAGGTGCAGGTAGGCCGTACCGGCCGAGTCACTCCCTTTGGCGTGATGGAGCCGGTGCTCGTAGCCGGGTCCACCGTGGCGCGCGCGACCTTGCACAACCAGGAGGTGGTCAAGGCCAAGAACGTGAAAATCGGCGACACCATCATCCTGCGCAAAGCAGGCGATGTCATTCCTGAAATCGTCGGACCGGTCCTGCCATTGCGCGAGGGCAACACCGGCCTGCGTGATTTCGTGATGCCGACCGTCTGCCCGTCCTGCGGCCAGCCCTTGGCACCGGCCAAGGAAGGCGACGTGGATATCCGTTGCCTGAACGCCGAATCCTGCCCAGCCCAGTTGACCGAACGCGTCGCCTATCTCGGCGGGCGCAGCGCATTGGACATTGAAGCCCTGGGCTATGAAGCGGCAGCTGCATTGACCAGCGGACCAGGGGAGGATCCGGCAACCCAAGGCGGCATCGTGCTGCCTGCAGGACCGGGCCCGCTGCACAACGAGGCGGAGCTGTTCAACCTCAAGGACAAGCTGGAAGAACTGGGCGAGGTCAAGGTCTGGCGTGAAAAGCGTTCCAAGGGCGAAGGCACCGGAAAGTTCGAACTGGTTCCGTATTTCTACTCCAAGGCCACCGCGAAGAAGCCGTCGGCGCCCACGCGCAGCACGCTGAAGCTGCTTGACGAGCTCGAAAAAGCCAAGGAGAACCCGTTGTGGCGGGTGCTCGTGGCCCTGTCCATCCGGCATGTGGGCCCCAACGCCTCACGCGCCATCGCCACCCGTTATGGCTCCATGGATGCACTGCTCGAAGTCCTGGACTCCGGCGACGCGGTCACCGAGCTGAGCGAAATCGATTCTGTCGGGTCCATCATCGCCGAGGCCCTGGTCGAATGGTTCAAGGTCGACTGGCATCGCGAGATCGTCTCCGCATGGCAGAATGCCGGCGTGAAGATGAAAGATGAGCAAGACGAGAACATCACGAAAAATCTCGAAAACCTCGCCATCGTCGTGACCGGAACATTGGAGAATTACTCCCGGGACACCGCCAAGGAAGCCATTATCGTTCGTGGCGGCAAGGCCACCGGCAGCGTTTCGAAGAAAACAGACTTCCTGGTTGCCGGGGAATCCGCCGGATCAAAACTGGACAAAGCACAATCATTGGGCGTTCCGGTACTCGATGAAGCAGGCTTCGGCGTGCTCCTCGAGCAGGGACCCGACGCAGCGCGCGAGGTCGCCCTCGCCGTACCTACGGAAGGCTAA
- a CDS encoding inositol monophosphatase family protein encodes MDKAISHDPLVLVARRAAAAGAEVLARRDESQFNLSDKSAAGDWVTDFDRASEEAIRATIVTSRPSDELTGEEFPSAKPANPSGVRWSIDPLDGTTNFVRNIAYYCSSVGACQLEEDGTETWVAAAIAAPALQVEYFAGKSLGAWKHDLRTGKLTQLTGPVQSPAKILGTGFGYDAERRQFQARVLEGMLEDYVNVRRIGSAALDLCLVAEGALDAYAEYGTQEYDWAAGALIAEEAGCQVGRPASNPGWQYAGLVDTAKLIEPGN; translated from the coding sequence ATGGACAAGGCAATCAGCCACGACCCGCTGGTGCTGGTGGCGCGCCGCGCCGCGGCCGCCGGAGCCGAGGTGCTGGCCCGGCGTGATGAATCGCAGTTCAACCTCAGCGACAAGTCGGCGGCCGGGGATTGGGTTACTGACTTCGACCGCGCCTCAGAAGAGGCCATCCGCGCCACCATTGTGACCTCGCGCCCCAGCGACGAATTGACCGGCGAGGAGTTCCCCAGCGCCAAGCCGGCCAACCCCAGCGGCGTGCGCTGGAGCATCGATCCATTGGACGGCACCACCAATTTCGTCCGCAATATCGCCTACTACTGTTCTTCGGTGGGCGCGTGCCAGCTCGAGGAAGACGGCACCGAAACCTGGGTGGCAGCGGCCATTGCGGCCCCGGCCCTGCAGGTGGAGTATTTCGCGGGCAAGTCCCTGGGTGCGTGGAAGCATGACCTGCGCACCGGAAAGCTGACCCAGCTGACCGGTCCGGTTCAATCGCCAGCCAAGATCCTTGGCACCGGTTTCGGCTATGATGCCGAACGCCGCCAATTCCAGGCCCGCGTCCTGGAAGGCATGCTCGAAGACTATGTCAATGTTCGCCGAATCGGCTCGGCAGCCCTGGACCTCTGCCTGGTCGCTGAAGGCGCACTGGATGCCTATGCGGAATACGGCACCCAGGAGTATGACTGGGCCGCCGGGGCATTGATTGCCGAGGAAGCCGGATGCCAGGTGGGCCGTCCGGCCAGCAATCCCGGGTGGCAGTATGCCGGCTTGGTGGATACCGCCAAACTGATCGAACCCGGAAACTAG
- a CDS encoding SRPBCC family protein: MAVYFECVTITDMPRQELFEKSLSIDAHTGSMAGSGEQAVGGVVSGRIGLGEQVTWRAKHFGLPLRMTSEISELEEPSRFTDRQVRGPFKKFHHVHEFHAAEAGTIMVDKIHFEAPLGPLGWLAERLVLSWYMPRLIRVRNAYLVNTSAT, from the coding sequence ATGGCTGTCTACTTTGAATGCGTCACCATCACCGATATGCCGCGGCAGGAGCTCTTCGAGAAATCCCTGAGCATCGATGCGCATACCGGTTCCATGGCCGGTTCCGGCGAGCAGGCCGTCGGCGGGGTCGTCAGCGGACGAATAGGCCTCGGCGAGCAGGTTACCTGGCGAGCGAAGCATTTCGGGTTGCCGCTGCGCATGACCTCGGAAATCAGCGAACTGGAGGAGCCCTCACGTTTCACCGACCGTCAGGTGCGCGGACCTTTTAAGAAGTTCCATCACGTGCATGAGTTCCATGCCGCTGAGGCAGGCACCATCATGGTGGACAAGATCCATTTCGAAGCGCCCCTGGGGCCGCTGGGTTGGTTGGCCGAGCGTTTGGTGCTTAGCTGGTACATGCCGCGACTGATCCGGGTGCGCAATGCGTACCTGGTGAACACTTCAGCAACATAA
- a CDS encoding GNAT family N-acetyltransferase: MNQADTFSYRAKDLVIELATPGDFERVGELTAQSYFAAGHFETPEHDYLQFVRKVQERSEQSEIYVARRQGEIIGSMTLIQIGSDYADIALPGELEIRMLSVDPAAQRAGVGRALVNASIERARRLPGIHSVSLTTGATWHSARSLYESMDFAHAPQRDWTVPGTDIKLVVYTLEL; the protein is encoded by the coding sequence ATGAATCAGGCAGACACCTTCAGCTACCGCGCCAAAGATCTGGTCATCGAACTGGCAACGCCCGGGGACTTTGAGCGCGTGGGGGAGCTGACCGCGCAGTCATACTTCGCCGCAGGGCATTTCGAGACCCCCGAGCATGACTACCTGCAGTTTGTACGCAAAGTCCAGGAACGTTCCGAGCAATCCGAGATCTACGTTGCGCGGCGCCAAGGGGAGATCATCGGGTCAATGACCCTGATCCAGATCGGCAGCGACTATGCGGACATTGCCTTGCCGGGCGAACTGGAGATCCGGATGCTCAGCGTCGATCCGGCCGCCCAGCGCGCTGGCGTCGGCCGCGCCCTGGTCAACGCCAGCATCGAACGCGCTCGCCGACTGCCCGGAATCCATTCGGTCAGCCTGACCACCGGGGCCACCTGGCATTCGGCCAGGTCCCTCTACGAGTCCATGGACTTCGCCCATGCGCCACAGCGCGACTGGACCGTTCCCGGGACCGACATCAAGCTTGTGGTGTACACGCTGGAACTCTGA
- a CDS encoding penicillin-binding transpeptidase domain-containing protein yields MSDLRRSAVALSVAALALGSLSACSAGAPDPAPVADELVSAINSGDFSKVQFASSDAQTVAKAQETAFGPMGDIKHNSTVSSVAEDEEETDGVKTATADITTVWDVDETDKDLSYTTKAVWEYDKDAEQWKLRFDPSVLAPDLETGGYLKASYQAADRGSITAAGGKKIVTNRPVIRVGIDKTHTEKANWEKSATQLAKLVDIDEEQYAKTVLAAGDKAWVQAIVLRDDATREVTDAEINKIPGATFQEDEIPLAPTRSFARPLLGSVGEATAEIIKKSEGKIKSGDQVGMSGLQSAYNDTLSGTDGVVVSRYNSENKAEAELFTAEPVAGKDVETTLDMDLQQSADQLLEDADSNSAIVAIRPSDGSVLAAASGPVDSGLNTALQGAYAPGSSFKVISALSMLRAGSTPDSKVQCPATTVVDGKTFKNYDGYPAAQLGTIPLSEAIAQSCNTVFVNQGAEIGGEKLAEAAAALGLTGEDGTGVGAVLGSVPDDSEGTTQAANMIGQGVVQASPLGMATVAASVQAKSTVQPKLVVSPEPNAPAKPASELTEKEAGQLASMMGEVIDHGTLKDLNTLPGGKIIGKSGTAEYDSERNAHAWAIVAQGDLAVAAFVEDGDGGAQSAGPLVKAMLQAAAK; encoded by the coding sequence ATGAGTGACCTTCGCCGTTCTGCCGTTGCCCTATCCGTTGCTGCCCTGGCCCTGGGATCGCTGAGCGCCTGCAGCGCTGGCGCACCCGATCCCGCCCCGGTGGCCGACGAGCTGGTTTCAGCCATCAACTCCGGCGACTTCTCCAAGGTGCAATTCGCCAGCTCCGATGCCCAGACAGTGGCCAAGGCCCAGGAAACGGCCTTCGGCCCCATGGGCGATATCAAGCACAACAGCACCGTGAGCTCGGTGGCCGAGGACGAGGAAGAAACTGACGGCGTCAAGACCGCCACGGCCGACATCACCACGGTCTGGGATGTCGACGAAACGGACAAGGACCTGAGCTACACCACCAAGGCCGTCTGGGAATATGACAAGGACGCCGAGCAGTGGAAGCTGCGCTTTGATCCATCGGTGCTCGCACCGGATCTGGAAACCGGCGGTTACCTCAAGGCCAGCTACCAGGCCGCCGACCGAGGCAGCATCACCGCGGCAGGCGGCAAGAAGATCGTCACCAACCGCCCGGTGATCCGGGTGGGCATCGACAAGACCCACACCGAAAAAGCCAATTGGGAAAAATCCGCCACCCAGCTGGCCAAGCTGGTCGACATCGATGAAGAGCAGTACGCCAAGACCGTGCTCGCCGCCGGCGACAAGGCCTGGGTCCAGGCCATCGTGCTGCGCGATGATGCCACCCGCGAAGTCACCGACGCAGAAATCAACAAGATCCCTGGAGCCACCTTCCAGGAAGACGAAATTCCCCTGGCGCCCACTCGCTCCTTCGCCCGCCCGCTGCTGGGATCCGTCGGCGAAGCCACCGCGGAAATCATCAAGAAGTCCGAGGGCAAGATCAAGAGCGGCGACCAGGTCGGCATGTCTGGACTGCAGTCGGCCTATAACGACACGCTTTCGGGCACCGACGGCGTTGTGGTTTCCCGGTACAACAGCGAGAACAAGGCTGAAGCTGAACTTTTCACCGCTGAACCTGTCGCCGGCAAAGACGTGGAAACAACCTTGGACATGGACCTGCAGCAAAGTGCCGACCAGCTGCTGGAAGACGCCGATTCCAATTCAGCCATCGTCGCCATCCGCCCCTCGGACGGCAGCGTGCTCGCTGCCGCTTCGGGCCCCGTGGACTCCGGGCTGAACACCGCCCTGCAGGGCGCCTACGCCCCGGGCTCATCGTTCAAGGTGATCAGCGCACTGTCCATGCTGCGTGCAGGATCCACCCCGGACTCCAAGGTCCAGTGCCCGGCCACCACGGTGGTGGATGGAAAGACCTTCAAGAACTACGACGGATACCCGGCCGCCCAGCTGGGCACGATTCCGCTGTCCGAAGCCATTGCCCAGTCCTGCAATACCGTTTTCGTGAACCAGGGAGCGGAAATCGGTGGCGAGAAGCTGGCTGAAGCCGCCGCAGCACTTGGCCTGACCGGAGAAGATGGCACAGGGGTCGGGGCGGTGCTCGGCTCGGTCCCCGATGACTCCGAGGGGACCACTCAGGCCGCGAACATGATCGGCCAGGGCGTGGTGCAGGCCTCGCCTCTGGGGATGGCCACCGTGGCTGCCTCGGTCCAGGCCAAGTCGACCGTCCAGCCAAAGCTCGTGGTGTCTCCGGAGCCCAACGCCCCAGCCAAGCCGGCCTCAGAGCTCACCGAAAAAGAGGCCGGGCAATTGGCCAGCATGATGGGTGAAGTCATCGACCACGGCACGCTCAAGGACTTGAATACGCTGCCTGGTGGCAAGATCATCGGCAAGAGCGGCACCGCAGAATACGACAGCGAGCGCAATGCCCACGCCTGGGCCATCGTCGCCCAGGGCGACCTCGCCGTGGCTGCTTTTGTCGAAGACGGCGATGGCGGGGCGCAGAGCGCGGGCCCGCTGGTCAAGGCAATGCTCCAAGCCGCGGCCAAGTAG